TGTCTTTCATGAACTGTGTTATGCTACCAGCAAATGTCCAACAAAAGGGTTCAAATACCAGGGGGTTATTGTAAGCAATAACGATCTTCATATTGATTCTTACAAGCCGGCCAATAAGCCTATGTATTATGGCGGGAATAACCACGGAAGTATTGTTGAAATAAGTGGACAGTGGTACATTTTTTACCATAGGCACACCAATGGAACAAATTTCAGCAGACAGGGATGTATTGAACAGATTGAATTTAAAGAAGACGGTGAGATTTCTCAGGTAGAGATGACATCATGCGGTCCCAATGGAGGACCACTTATCGGAAGAGGAGAGTATCCGGCTTATATTGCATGTAACCTATATTCCAAGGACGAGGAAAAGTATACTGGTACTTTTGGGGCATGGATGGACGGTCGTTTTCCCAAGATAACCCAGGACGGAAAAGACGAGGATGAAGAAATCGGTTATATAGCCAACTTGAGGGATGGTGCTGCAGCCGGATTTAAATATTTTGATTGTAAGGGAGTTAGGAAGGTCAACATCAAGGTGCGTGGATATTGCCGTGGTGCCTTTATAGTGAAGACATCATGGAACGGTACACAACTTGGAAAGATACAGGTTGATTTTTCGAATGTTTGGAAGGAATACTCAGCGAATATTGTAATTCCAGACGGCATTCAGGCATTATATTTTGAGTATACAGGCGAGGGGAATGCAAGTCTGGCATCCTTTACATTGGAATAAACCAAGGAGATGGATAGCAAAGGAGATAAGTAATATGGCTAGATTTGATGATCTGTCTGAACTATTAAAACAATTTGTGAAAAACGGTCCGGCTGGATGCGGTTGTGCTGTGGCAAAGGATGGGAAAACCTTATACCAAGGGTATTTCGGGTATGCTGATTTGGAGGAGAAAAGGCCCATTACCGAAGATACGGCCTACCGTCTTATTTCCATGACGAAAGTGGTTATCTGTACGGCAGCCCTTATGTTATTTGAAAGGGGAAAATTTCTCCTAAATGAACCGATTTATGAATATTTTCCTGAGTACAGGGATACGCAAGTTTTTGTTAGGGAACCTGGCGGCTCTGTCCATACAATAAAATCCCAAGGACCGATGCTTATTAAACATGCATTTACTATGTCGGTTGGTATGGGGTTTCACTTTGGAGATTCACCCACAGAGAAAGAAATGGCAAGGGTAAAAGATGAATTACAAAAAAAATATGGCAAATATGATATTGTGACTGAGGTTAAGGCTATGGGCAGTGTTCCTGTTCAATTCCATCCCGGTACCCATTGGCAGTATGGTTATGGACATGATATTATAGCTGGCTTGATACAGTTGATTTCAGGGAAAACCGTAGGGCAATTTCTGCAGGACGAAATATTTGGTCCTCTAGGTATGGAATATACCGGCTATCGTTACCGTGATGGGAATGAATCCAGGATGGCCTCCAACTACAGGAAAGATAAAAAAGGAAGGATGATAAAGGTTCCCGGTCTTCTGGATGAATTCCATCATCCCGATGCACTGTATGAATCCGGAGGTGCAGGGCTTTATTCCACTGTCAACGATTATCTTAAATTTTCACAGATGCTTGCCAACGGCGGAAGCTATAACGGAAAAAGAATAATCGGCAGAAAGACTATAGACCTGATGAGGACGAATCATTTAAATGAGGATCAGTTGAAGGATTTTACCGGTTCATATCTTGCCGGGTACGGGTATGGCTTGGGAGTAAGGACCTTGATGAATCCAGTACAAGGGCATTCAAACGGATCTGTGGGAGAGTTCGGATGGACCGGAATGCTGGGCACATATGTATCTATTGACCCGCAGGAAGGGTTTTCGGTCGTATATATGCACCAGATGGAGCCCAATATGGAAGAGTATCATCATCTTCGTGTAAGAGCTGTCGTTAACGGTTGTTTATAATAATATATATTAAAAGACAGGGATAGTGGGATTATTGTTATGGGTAAGGGGGGAATGATTTGAAATTTGAGGAGGTATTTACTGTACATATAAAGCCAGAGAATTGCATTAAATTAAATAATGATTATGAAGATATGGTTGTTATGATTCCGTTTACAGGGTATGTAACAGGAAAGTATTTTGAAGGGAAAGTCCTCTCTGGAGGTGTTGATACTCAAATCATAGGAAAGCATGGCGACAGGCATACTTTATCTGCAAGGTATATGCTTGAGGGAAAGGATTATACAGGGGAACCTTGTAAAATTTATATCGAGAATAGCGGCGATATCTATGAAAAACGGAATAATGTACTGTTTAGAACCTGCCCTAAAATTATTACAAACAGTAAAGCACTGGAGTGTTTATCCAAAGATTTATTAATTGGAGAAGGAATAGAGACAGAGAATGGATTGAATATAAAGATTTATAGAGTTGTATGACCCTCATTTACCACAAATTGCTATAATAAATTGGTATTAATAAATATAAGGAGGCTTACAAATGTTGGAGATGGTAATAAATGCGGATATTAAAAAGGGAAAAATAAACAAAAATATCTACGGTCACTTCTCGGAACATCTTGGAAGATGTATATATGAAGGTATTTGGGTTGGAGAAGATTCCGAGATTCCAAACATAAAAGGGTACCGTACCGATGTTGTTGAAGCTCTAAAAAAACTAAAAGTGCCTGTTTTGAGATGGCCGGGAGGTTGTTTTGCAGATGAGTATCATTGGATGGACGGAATCGGTCCAAAAGATAAGAGACCATGTATGATTAATACCCACTGGGGTGGTGTGGTTGAAAATAATCACTTTGGTACTAATGAATTTTTTGAGTTTTGCGAGATGATCGGTGCACAAGCCTATATCTGCGGCAACGTAGGAAGCGGCACAGTGCAGGAAATGCAGCAGTGGATAGAATATATGACTTTTGACGGCAAATCACCAATGGCTGATTTACGGAGGGCTAATGGAAAAGAAGAGCCCTGGAAGCTGAAATATTTCGGTATAGGAAATGAAAACTGGGGCTGTGGCGGAAATATGAGGCCGGAATATTATGCAGACCTTTACAAAAGGTTTTCAACCTATGTGCGGAACTTTGGTGACAACATAATTCACAAGATTGCATGCGGTCCGGCTGGTGATGACTATAGGTGGACAGATGTGTTGATGAAGGAAGCAGGACATTTAATGCATGGAATAAGCTTGCACTATTATACTTTGCCGAATGGCTCCTGGACCGAAAAGGGTTCGGCTACGGAATTTGGTGAAGGGGAATGGTTCAAAACACTCAAACAAACACTGTTTATGGAAGAATTGGTGATTAAGCACAGCACCATCATGGATAGGTATGATCCTGAAAAGAAGGTTGGCTTGATTGTGGATGAATGGGGTGCGTGGTGTGATGTGGAACCGGGTACCAACCCAGGCTTTCTTTTTCAGCAAAATACATTGAGGGATGCTTTGATAGCAGGTATCAACCTGAATATTTTCAATAACCACTGCGATAGAGTTCAAATGTCAAATATAGCTCAGATGGTTAATGTTCTACAGGCAATAATTCTTACCGAAGGTGATAGAATGCTTTTAACGCCTACATATCATGTTTATGACATGTATAAGGTTCATCAGGATGCACAGCTTTTAACTGTTGACTTTAAAAATACAGACTATATTTATAATGGAGAAAAGATTCCTGGAATCAGTGTATCATCTTCCATTGATAAGGAAGAGAAAATTCATGTTACAATTTGCAATCTAAATCCTATACAGGATATCGAAGTTGATGTTGATATAAGAGGAATAGCGGTAAATAGAATCAGTGGCAAGGTACTGACTGCGGAAACAATGAACGCAATAAACACCTTCGATAACAGCAACCAGGTAAAAATTGATGTGCTTAAAAATTTACGACTAAAAAATAACCGTGCCGGATGTAAAATACCATCAAAATCTGTAGTTTTACTGGAAATTGAATAACTGGGCTATGTGGGGATGAATTATGTTTGAATCAAATTGTAAAAGTTGTTTGGAAAGTGTAGACACTAAAAGACGTGTTCAAGAAGACCAGATTAATGATGCAATTGTCAAGCTTGCAAAGAATAAAAAGATAAAGTTTGTCAGTGATGAGGTCTATGAGTTCAGATTACTGCAATGTAAAGACTGTAGGTACCTGGAGCTTGGTACTACATGCCTGCAATGCGGATGCTTTGTACAAATCAGGGCCAAGCTTGCAGACATGGGGTGTCCGCTTTCCAAGCAAAAGAGATGGAATGCTGTAATATAATTGTTAGGCGTCTATATGTCTTTCCATTTCTTACTTTCTCATGGTATAATTAATTATATAATAAGTTAAGTTAGACATATGATAAGGTATTATGTGAATTCATGGGGTGATTATGTATATAGGGGGAAGGTTATATAAAAAAATTTCCGACATGAAGATCAGTGTAAGGTTTACACTATTTTATTGCGTTATTTTGATTTCCTCAATTTTACTTAGCAATATTCTATATCAGAAGATATACTCAAATACTGCTTTAAAAAAGGTCAGTGACATGTCTGTTCAGACCCTTTATTCCGTCAAGACCAGCTTGGACCTGATGATTAGCAATATAGACAATTGTTCCAAAATGATTCTGTCTAATGATGATTTGCAATTGCTGTTAAGGAATGGAAATATATACTCGGATTTACGTGTACAGGCAAGATTGGGTACATACCTCAACAAACTGACTCAGGAAACATCTTTTATATCTTCTGTTTATATCTTCGATAATTGCGGAAATGAATATTCAATAAATAATCAGGATGACCTGCAGTTTATACCGCCTAATATCCAGGATGTGGATTGGTATGATTTGGTTGTTCAAAAAAAAGGTGCTTACATATTGAAACTAAATGGAGGAAATATTTTTAGGAATACTCCTAAGGATAATTTTGTATCTATGATCCGTTTAATACGGGACATTAATTCTACAAAGACACTGGGAGTTTTAATTATTAATATATCGGAAAATGCATTTAAGGATTCTTATTCAAGTATTATAAACAACTATACTACAGGGGTTACAATCCTAGATGAAAATCATGAAAGCATTATTAAATTAAATGTGGTAGATAAAAGCGAGATTAAAAATGTGGTGGAATCCTTTGAAAATAGCAAACATGGCTATATGATGAAGAAGCTCAAGGATATGGAATACCTGTTTTCATATTTGGTTGACAAAAGATCTGATTGGAAGATTATAAGTATAATGCCGGCTAAGGAATTGTCCAATGAGACAGCTGTACCTGGCTTGATCGGCTTTGCTATCATCCTAATTAACAGCCTCCTTATGTTTATCGGTACTATTCTTACATCAAGAATAATTACTATTCCGATAAAAAAACTTTTAAAATCCATGAAGGGGATACAGAAGGGGAAATTTAAAGAAGTGGATATACGCACCGGAAACAATGAGATTGGTCAGCTAAAAGATGGGTATAATATGATGATTTATGAAATACAGCAGCTGATCGATCGTGTAATAACTGAACAAAGGATTAAAAGAAAGGCCGAATTAAATGTGCTTCAGGCCCAAATAAAACCCCATTTTCTTTATAATACCTTAGAATCAATCAATTCCTTGATATTAATGGAAGAAACAGAAGCAGCATGTAATATTGTTGATGCTCTAGGGAGCTATTACAGGCTGAGCCTTAGCAAAGGAAAAGAGGTAATCACAATAGGCGAAGAAATCGAGATTGTAAAAAATTATTTGAATATACAGCAGATACGGTATGCAGATTTATTTTCGGTACATTATAAGCTGGATGAACGGGCTGGCAACTTTAAGATTCTTAAGCTTGTATTACAACCTTTGGTAGAGAATGCTCTCTACCATGGCATCAGGGTTAAGGGTGAACATGGGATCATCACCATCGAGACCGAGTATTTAGAGGATCATATTCGGATTACAGTGGAAGATGATGGCGTGGGTATGTCAGAAGAATGTATACGCCGGATTTTGGATAATAGTACTGATACAGAAGTTACTAGTTTCGGTCTGAGGGGAACCATCGAACGCTTGAGAATATTTTATGGAGTGGATGATTGCTTCCGTATAGAAAGTGTTATTGGCTTCGGAACGAAGATTACGATATTGATACCTATCAGTAGTGAAAATGGAGAGGAAAAATATGTCTAGTCTTAAAGTGATTATTGTGGATGATGAGTTTCTGATAAGGAATTACTTTAAAAAGCGTATATGCTGGGAAGATCTTGGAATGGAAATTGCAGGTGAAGCATCTAGTGCTAGGGAAGCTCTGGATTTGATAGACCAAATTGTCCCCGATATAATTTTTACGGATATATGCATGCCATTCATGGACGGCATTGAATTTAGCAAGATTGTTGCTGAAAAGTTTCCACATATAAAGATCGTAATCATTACAGGACACGACGAGTTTCATTATGTCAAGAGAAGCATAAAACTTGGAATCTCTGATTTCCTCCTGAAGCCAGTCAACCCTGAAGAGATCAGAAAAGTTGCACTGGAATTAAAAAGTAAAATTGAGTTGGAGAGAACCCATATCAAGGAATATGAGAAGCTGAAACAGAGATTGGATGAGAGTCTGCCTTATATGCAGGAGAAATTCCTTAATGAACTTCTGCTTAGCGAATTGGATCAGTATGAGATTGTGGAGAAGATGGCTTACTTTAAAATAGATATGAGTGAGAAATCTGATGTTTTTCAAACTGCTGTAGTAGAAGTGAGTGATTCTGTCAGAGGAGCACATGAGAGGGAGGAACAACTGATTCTCCTGGCCATGAAATGCTCTGACTTAATCAGACAAGTTTTAAGAGAGGATCAATACATTTATGTCTTTTTTGACAACAGCAGGAAAATAGTGATATTAAGTAATAATGAATCCTTGGATCTAACCGAATGCTGTGAGACCATCAAAGCTTTACTTATTAACAGGTGTAAATGTTTTGTTTCCATAGGTATCGGGAACAAAATCCATGGACTCAAGAATATAAAAGTTACTTACAGGGAAGCCTGTGATGCTTTAAATTATAAAGTTGTAATAGGAAAAAATCAGGTTGTTAATTACAATGATATCACGTACAACAGCGATCAATCATGGAGAGGTATTCCTAACAAAGGAGAAAAGCTGGACTTTTTTATTAAAACCGGAATGAAACATAAAGCGACAGAACTCATAGATGAACTGTTTTCTGAAAGCTGTTTTAATCTGTCCGTCACCATTGAAAATTTAAGGCTGGAGGCCTTTGACATATTATCAACCTGCATTCGTGTTCTGCTTGAATTGAAAATTGACACATCAAGCTTGTGGGAAAAAAATAGCCAGCCATATGAGGATGTATTCAGAATGGACAATCTGCTTGAAATGAAAGACTACCTAAAAAGCCTTATCGAGCAGGTTATCAGTAAGATTCATTCCTTCAATGAAAGGAAGGTAAACATATTAACCGTTCGGATTCAGGAATATATAGAGAAGAATTTGCACGATGCAAATCTTTCGCTTTCAACAATAGCTAAGGAATTCTATGTCAGTTCCAGCCATCTATGTCGCGTGTTCAAGCAGGAAACAAAGCAGACTGTTGTTGAATATATAACGAGACAAAGAATGGAATATGCCAAGAAAATTCTAAAGGAAACAAATTTGAAAGTATATCAGATTGGGGAAATGGTAGGTATCAATGATCCGAATTATTTCAGCACTATTTTTAAGAAGTTCACCGGACTTTCAGTTAATGAATTTCGTAAAAAATAATACAAGAACAGCCCTATAAGGTTATCAATACTTCGTTGTATCCTCCTTTTGTTTTTCAAAATTTAGATAATATTTTAGATATTTTAAGCAAAATATTTAATAAGTTTAATATTTGTTGCTTATATAATTAATGTATGATCAAAGTAGTTTTCTCAAAAAATTCCGCTAACGTATTTATATACTTAAAAACTACCGAAAAAGTGTAAGTAGCCATTTAAAAATACCGAAATATAAGCTGAAATCAAAATTTAATAGAGGAGATTATAACAATGAGTAAGTCCATAACAAGGATATTGCTAATAGTGAATTTAATAGTTTTGATACTCAGCTTAACTTCATGCAAAATAAATATATTAAAAGACACAACAGACGAAATAAAGGATAAACCTGAGCCTTGTACATTAAGGTTATGGAATCAATGGGTAGATAGATCTGACTTGGTTTCTAATCCCCTGAAAAATGCAATTCGGGAGTGGAATGAGAAGAATCCGGAAGTTCAAGTGCACGAGATCAGTTGGAATGGAGAGCAGTATAAGTCAAAAATCAAGACAGCCTTAGCTGCCGGCGATGCTCCTGATTTATTTTATATGTGGAGCGGAAGTTTTGTAGGACCCTTTATTGATGAAGGAAATATTCTTCCTCTTGATACTTATCTGGACAATGAAACCCTGGATAAGTTAATGCCAGGCGTAATAGACTCATGCAAATATAATGGAAAGATATACAGTCTGCCGGCATATAGATTTGTTGCCAGCTTATATTGCAATACAGAATTATTTCAAAAAGCAGGTGCTAAAATTCCTCAAACTTATGACGAATTGCTGGGATCAGTGAAAAAGCTCAGGTCCAAAGGAATTGTTCCTATTGTTGTGGGTGAGAAGGATCGATGGCCGGGTATGTATTGGTAT
Above is a genomic segment from Pseudobacteroides sp. containing:
- a CDS encoding family 43 glycosylhydrolase, producing MEKQGLNPYLPSWEYIPDGEPYVFNNRVYVYGSHDRFNGHVFCLNDYVCWSAPVEDLADWRYEGIIYKKTDDPLNQDGSMCLYAPDITVGQDGLYYLYYVLDKVPIVSVAVCDRPAGKFEFYGYVHYSDGTRLGEKEGDQPQFDPGVLTEGEKTYLYTGFCPVGDKSRKGPMVTVLGPDMLTIVEEPQFIAPSEPYSKGSGFEGHEFFEASSIRKRGDTYYFIYSSIVFHELCYATSKCPTKGFKYQGVIVSNNDLHIDSYKPANKPMYYGGNNHGSIVEISGQWYIFYHRHTNGTNFSRQGCIEQIEFKEDGEISQVEMTSCGPNGGPLIGRGEYPAYIACNLYSKDEEKYTGTFGAWMDGRFPKITQDGKDEDEEIGYIANLRDGAAAGFKYFDCKGVRKVNIKVRGYCRGAFIVKTSWNGTQLGKIQVDFSNVWKEYSANIVIPDGIQALYFEYTGEGNASLASFTLE
- a CDS encoding serine hydrolase domain-containing protein, with the translated sequence MARFDDLSELLKQFVKNGPAGCGCAVAKDGKTLYQGYFGYADLEEKRPITEDTAYRLISMTKVVICTAALMLFERGKFLLNEPIYEYFPEYRDTQVFVREPGGSVHTIKSQGPMLIKHAFTMSVGMGFHFGDSPTEKEMARVKDELQKKYGKYDIVTEVKAMGSVPVQFHPGTHWQYGYGHDIIAGLIQLISGKTVGQFLQDEIFGPLGMEYTGYRYRDGNESRMASNYRKDKKGRMIKVPGLLDEFHHPDALYESGGAGLYSTVNDYLKFSQMLANGGSYNGKRIIGRKTIDLMRTNHLNEDQLKDFTGSYLAGYGYGLGVRTLMNPVQGHSNGSVGEFGWTGMLGTYVSIDPQEGFSVVYMHQMEPNMEEYHHLRVRAVVNGCL
- a CDS encoding DUF3237 family protein, yielding MKFEEVFTVHIKPENCIKLNNDYEDMVVMIPFTGYVTGKYFEGKVLSGGVDTQIIGKHGDRHTLSARYMLEGKDYTGEPCKIYIENSGDIYEKRNNVLFRTCPKIITNSKALECLSKDLLIGEGIETENGLNIKIYRVV
- a CDS encoding alpha-N-arabinofuranosidase, whose amino-acid sequence is MLEMVINADIKKGKINKNIYGHFSEHLGRCIYEGIWVGEDSEIPNIKGYRTDVVEALKKLKVPVLRWPGGCFADEYHWMDGIGPKDKRPCMINTHWGGVVENNHFGTNEFFEFCEMIGAQAYICGNVGSGTVQEMQQWIEYMTFDGKSPMADLRRANGKEEPWKLKYFGIGNENWGCGGNMRPEYYADLYKRFSTYVRNFGDNIIHKIACGPAGDDYRWTDVLMKEAGHLMHGISLHYYTLPNGSWTEKGSATEFGEGEWFKTLKQTLFMEELVIKHSTIMDRYDPEKKVGLIVDEWGAWCDVEPGTNPGFLFQQNTLRDALIAGINLNIFNNHCDRVQMSNIAQMVNVLQAIILTEGDRMLLTPTYHVYDMYKVHQDAQLLTVDFKNTDYIYNGEKIPGISVSSSIDKEEKIHVTICNLNPIQDIEVDVDIRGIAVNRISGKVLTAETMNAINTFDNSNQVKIDVLKNLRLKNNRAGCKIPSKSVVLLEIE
- a CDS encoding DUF6171 family protein → MFESNCKSCLESVDTKRRVQEDQINDAIVKLAKNKKIKFVSDEVYEFRLLQCKDCRYLELGTTCLQCGCFVQIRAKLADMGCPLSKQKRWNAVI
- a CDS encoding sensor histidine kinase, which gives rise to MYIGGRLYKKISDMKISVRFTLFYCVILISSILLSNILYQKIYSNTALKKVSDMSVQTLYSVKTSLDLMISNIDNCSKMILSNDDLQLLLRNGNIYSDLRVQARLGTYLNKLTQETSFISSVYIFDNCGNEYSINNQDDLQFIPPNIQDVDWYDLVVQKKGAYILKLNGGNIFRNTPKDNFVSMIRLIRDINSTKTLGVLIINISENAFKDSYSSIINNYTTGVTILDENHESIIKLNVVDKSEIKNVVESFENSKHGYMMKKLKDMEYLFSYLVDKRSDWKIISIMPAKELSNETAVPGLIGFAIILINSLLMFIGTILTSRIITIPIKKLLKSMKGIQKGKFKEVDIRTGNNEIGQLKDGYNMMIYEIQQLIDRVITEQRIKRKAELNVLQAQIKPHFLYNTLESINSLILMEETEAACNIVDALGSYYRLSLSKGKEVITIGEEIEIVKNYLNIQQIRYADLFSVHYKLDERAGNFKILKLVLQPLVENALYHGIRVKGEHGIITIETEYLEDHIRITVEDDGVGMSEECIRRILDNSTDTEVTSFGLRGTIERLRIFYGVDDCFRIESVIGFGTKITILIPISSENGEEKYV
- a CDS encoding response regulator, whose protein sequence is MSSLKVIIVDDEFLIRNYFKKRICWEDLGMEIAGEASSAREALDLIDQIVPDIIFTDICMPFMDGIEFSKIVAEKFPHIKIVIITGHDEFHYVKRSIKLGISDFLLKPVNPEEIRKVALELKSKIELERTHIKEYEKLKQRLDESLPYMQEKFLNELLLSELDQYEIVEKMAYFKIDMSEKSDVFQTAVVEVSDSVRGAHEREEQLILLAMKCSDLIRQVLREDQYIYVFFDNSRKIVILSNNESLDLTECCETIKALLINRCKCFVSIGIGNKIHGLKNIKVTYREACDALNYKVVIGKNQVVNYNDITYNSDQSWRGIPNKGEKLDFFIKTGMKHKATELIDELFSESCFNLSVTIENLRLEAFDILSTCIRVLLELKIDTSSLWEKNSQPYEDVFRMDNLLEMKDYLKSLIEQVISKIHSFNERKVNILTVRIQEYIEKNLHDANLSLSTIAKEFYVSSSHLCRVFKQETKQTVVEYITRQRMEYAKKILKETNLKVYQIGEMVGINDPNYFSTIFKKFTGLSVNEFRKK